In the Drosophila teissieri strain GT53w chromosome 3R, Prin_Dtei_1.1, whole genome shotgun sequence genome, TGCGTTTATTTGCATAGTTTTGACCGGTTTGGCGGCACTTTATCAAGGAATTTGTTATACAACTTTCTTCGGCAACGTTTGGCAGATAAGATAGGGGTTTTTTCTGAGTTAAGCCAACGATGACGTATCCAGTGCAATGCCCTAAAAAACTCACGGGTTAACGATCACGTAGTCTTAGTTATAGGACTGAAAAGTGTACATAGTATTATTATTCCAGTTTTCTATATTGTCTGATGCACTTCTCGTTTACTACTTACGCCCCTTAAATAATCTAGTATATGTAGGTCAGTTCTTATCTTTTTATTACTAGAAAGTTAAAATGCTTAACTTTAGCTACTTATCTTAGACATACCTAAAAATTACCTACTTAAATACTTCTAAACAATCTCACTTTAATATCACAGGTTGAACTTGGCGCCAACTGGATACACGGCGTCTTGGGCAATCCCATCTTTGAGCTGGCCGTGCAACATGGTCTAGTCAGCGTGGTGAACGTACCGAAACCGCACAAGGTGGTGGCCACCACGGAGGACGGGCACCAGGTGCCCTTTAATATACTTCAGGAGATCTACGAGGCGTACGTCTGCTTTCTGAGGCGCTGCGATGAGTATTTCCTGTGTCAGTACAGCCCGCCACCGGATATACACAGCGTGGGCGAGCACATTAACTATGAGATCGAAATCTACTTGAGCGAGGTCCAGGATCCCAAGGAAAAACGCCTCAAGCAATCCATATTTAACTGCCTGCTCAAGCGAGAGACCTGCATTACCGGCTGCAATAACATGAACGAGGTGGATCTCCTCGAACTTGGTAAGtctaagttaaaaaaaattaaaatatatatttaatatattgttAATTTTAGGCAGCTACACCGAGCTACAAGGTGGCAATATAGTGTTGCCAACTGGATACAGCTCTATTCTGCGACCGCTGGGTGCTCAGATACCCAAGCAGTCCATCCTGACCAAATGTCCGGTGAAGAAAATCCACTGGAAGCGAAAAAAGACCTTCACTGGACTGGAGACGGTCGACGAGAACTCGGAAGACGAGCACTCGGATGACTCTGAACGAACGGTGACGGAAGTGCCGACGGGGGAACTTCGTGGCGCCTCCGTGGAGtccaacaccagcagcaattGTGATTTTCCTGCAGGCAACGTGCGCATAGATTGCGAGGATGGTCGAGTGTTCCATGCAGCCCATGTGATATGCACCATACCGCTAGGCGTACTGAAAAACACCCATCGCGCTCTCTTCGACCCTGTGCTGCCGCAGTACAAACAGGAGTCCATCGAGAATCTCATGTTCGGCACCGTGGACAAGATCTTCTTGGAGTACGAGCGACCGTTCCTCAGTGCCGATATATCAGAGATTATGCTTTTGTGGGACGACGATAAGCGGGATATGAACAGCTCCGAGGAGGAGCTAGCCAGCGAAGAGTATCTCAGTAAGAATTGGTTCAAGAAGATATATTCATTTGCCAAGGTGACGGACACGCTGCTCTTGGGCTGGGTTTCGGGCCGGGAGGCGGAATACATGGAGACGCTCGACCATAAGGCAGTGGCGGAAAAGTGCACGGAAATACTTAGGAATTTCCTGCAGGATCCTTACGTGCCCAAGCCAAAGCGATGTGTTTGGTAAGGCAACGAAGCATTGCTTGTTAAAAAAGTTGTCTTTTAATGAAAAATCTCATTGTAGCACCAGTTGGAAGTCGCAGGACTTTACCGGTGGGGCATACACGTCAATACCAGTGGGGGCAACACAGGAGGACATCGAAAACCTTGCCCAGCCCCTTTATGCCACGCCTCAGGCTATAAAGGTCGGTTTAATAGACTTTTTACGTCCATCTTTGTTTCTTACTTTATTATGTTTTTCCAGCCCGCCATAGTTTTTGCCGGAGAGCACACCCATTCCAGCTTCTACTCTACCGTACACGGAGCCTATTTGAGCGGGCGGACGGCAGCGCAGCATTTGCTGGCGAGCGATGAGCCAGACGAAATCATCATGGAGTCGGACGGCAGTGATCTGAGCGCCTGGATACAGGGCATTGCCCTGGACTGAGTCTAAGCTAATCAACGACCACTCATCGATtttgtattataatttattatcgTTTTTTGTACGCTCCTGAAACGCTTTTTAGCTAgtgatatttaatttgtttgattgtaatttattttgctagCGTCGTAAAACAATTCAACTTATTTTTGTACATCCCTTGTAagcatttgttttaatttgttgatgcaattattttgtaatttatttggaacCCGCTTGTACAATACTATAAATAAACGTTACCATTTAGCTGAGCTGATCAATGTGCTGCCAACTCAAACAGATTGTGCACTCGCAGCAGCTTTCACTGTACTTGGTCGAAAAGTGTGCACAAAGACATAATGTTGTTTAGATCTAATTACCGATTAGCAACCATAAGTGtatgaatacaaatatattgcctatttttataaattcgtATTTAACGTAGAAAAGGTTGCACCAAAAGATTGACACTAAGACGGTCGAACACTGAGGGCAACTAGTGTATATTTGAAAGTAACTATTGTTAACGTTAACTATTTTGCTAACTAAATTATGCATTGGTTGACTCTTTAAGGCGGTAAAGCAAAAGTTGATATTCATAAGTCCGTTCTAACACTTGGATCTgcataattatttgtatttgtgacAAATATATCGACTTGTACGCATCAATGAATAAAAGAACACGCTAAATTAttgaagaaaaatgtttatttttgaaaacacattTAGAAGGCTCTTCTGATATTTTAACAACGGGGAGTAAACCGTGCTAGAAAAATCAAGttgtgctttttgttttaggCCAACAAAGTctataattcaaaatatatccTAAATTAGTTGAAAATCTTTGGAGTTACGcttataaattttttgtgGATACATTTAAACGAATATAACTGAGGTGTGGTAAAAATCGTATAAGTATAAGGTAAGTGAAAACGAAAAGGATTAACTTAgcttatttaaaacaaaaactctaaatttgtatataaaaaaatttgacaaaaaatccttcgagccggatttGAACCAGCGACCTATGGATATCTATTGCATGTCTTCCAACTACAGTCCACCGCTCTACCAACTGAGCTATCGAAGGGGGCGTGCTGGGGTGTAGGCTAAGCACCGGGTATCCGGATAATCGCGACTATTCAATAAACTTTGGTTGGCCATCGCTTAAATTAATgcatattttagtttttaaagtCTTTTTAGTGGATTGAGGTCACGGTCAGTTTATgccatattttatatatgcatttcTTTTCGATTGCTGctaagtttaaatttaattatatttgatatacatacatacaaataaaataagacaTGTGAATTCTTCACTTGTTTTTACAATTgctatattttcaaaataataataattttttattgcacaGTTGATTTTAAACCAGCTACAATTTATTTTGGGtacttttttaaattgctattgcattttcttatttttattaccaAAATACTTTAGAGATATTTTTTACGGGATACGGGtccttaaaaaatataaaatatttaattctaaaattaaggaaaaaaataaatcgacaaaaaatccttcgagccggatttGAACCAGCGACCTATGGATTTCTATTGCACGTTTTTCCAACTACAGTCCACCGCTCTACCAACTGAGCTATCGAAGGTTGAGTTTCAAATTGGCCAATGCGCGTTTTGTGCATGCGCACAAGCAAAATGTACCAtgttttcgtatttatttttct is a window encoding:
- the LOC122620062 gene encoding peroxisomal N(1)-acetyl-spermine/spermidine oxidase, translated to MGDKEEPVTPAPSPTEEGMATIGAAGTGDQPQTAGNNTNVKIVIIGAGMAGLSAANHLLQNGCEDFLILEARGRVGGRIVSIPLSNNQKVELGANWIHGVLGNPIFELAVQHGLVSVVNVPKPHKVVATTEDGHQVPFNILQEIYEAYVCFLRRCDEYFLCQYSPPPDIHSVGEHINYEIEIYLSEVQDPKEKRLKQSIFNCLLKRETCITGCNNMNEVDLLELGSYTELQGGNIVLPTGYSSILRPLGAQIPKQSILTKCPVKKIHWKRKKTFTGLETVDENSEDEHSDDSERTVTEVPTGELRGASVESNTSSNCDFPAGNVRIDCEDGRVFHAAHVICTIPLGVLKNTHRALFDPVLPQYKQESIENLMFGTVDKIFLEYERPFLSADISEIMLLWDDDKRDMNSSEEELASEEYLSKNWFKKIYSFAKVTDTLLLGWVSGREAEYMETLDHKAVAEKCTEILRNFLQDPYVPKPKRCVCTSWKSQDFTGGAYTSIPVGATQEDIENLAQPLYATPQAIKPAIVFAGEHTHSSFYSTVHGAYLSGRTAAQHLLASDEPDEIIMESDGSDLSAWIQGIALD